In a genomic window of Melopsittacus undulatus isolate bMelUnd1 chromosome 1, bMelUnd1.mat.Z, whole genome shotgun sequence:
- the CCDC127 gene encoding coiled-coil domain-containing protein 127, with protein sequence MNNLNDPPNWNILPNRREPGDEGSRWNYALLVPMLGLAAFRWIWTRECQKEIEKERKEYYKRHSSLQKDLEGKYRDIITENRRTVAHLELELEKERNRTLSYREALVSQSRKLVEERRILEQEQEKLEREKQVLLHSGAEGSLYQSCLAREEEWQKRANNLLKEFEEGLKERQDIYCSLVVPRSQRLEIEKNLLVKAATDPVAMALHMESGLKDIFKHDNYCGNMLNRNKSQNGRLMWLYLRYWELAIELQKFKRAEKAMLGKQ encoded by the exons ATGAATAATTTAAATGACCCTCCCAACTGGAACATCCTGCCAAATCGACGGGAGCCCGGGGATGAAGGCAGCAGATGGAACTATGCCCTGCTGGTCCCCATGCTGGGCTTGGCCGCCTTCC GTTGGATCTGGACCAGAGAATgtcaaaaagaaatagaaaaagaaagaaaagaatactaTAAAAGACATTCATCTTTACAAAAAGACCTGGAAGGCAAATACCGGGATATAATCACAGAAAACCGTCGCACAGTTGCTCATTTGGAGCTGGAGCTTGAAAAGGAACGCAACAGAACCCTGAGCTACCGGGAAGCCCTTGTGTCCCAGAGTCGCAAACTAGTAGAAGAAAGAAGGATCCTAGAACAGGAGCAGGAGAAGCTAGAGCGAGAGAAACAAGTCCTTTTGCACTCAGGAGCAGAAGGTAGCTTGTACCAAAGTTGTCTGGCAAGGGAAGAAGAATGGCAAAAGAGAGCCAATAATTTACTAAAAGAATTTGAAGAGGGACTTAAAGAAAGACAGGACATCTACTGCAGTCTTGTGGTACCCAGAAGCCAGAGActagaaatagagaaaaatctgCTAGTTAAAGCAGCAACTGATCCTGTTGCTATGGCTCTACATATGGAAAGTGGcttaaaagatattttcaaacATGATAACTACTGTGGCAATATGCTGAACCGAAATAAAAGTCAAAATGGAAGACTTATGTGGCTGTATCTGAGATATTGGGAGCTAGCTATTGAGCTACAGAAGttcaagagagcagaaaaggccATGTTAGGAAAACAATAA